In one window of Ferriphaselus amnicola DNA:
- a CDS encoding phage head closure protein → MSVRVSAGRLDRRITLQQKTITRGNLGGHQEVWTDIATVWAEVRELSGREIFNAKAVGSSATRMITLRHRADVHADQRVVFSDGRIARIEWLRRTERHEYLELYCLDLDD, encoded by the coding sequence ATGAGCGTGCGTGTCTCGGCAGGACGTCTGGATCGTCGCATCACGCTCCAGCAAAAAACCATCACGCGCGGCAATCTGGGTGGTCATCAGGAAGTGTGGACGGATATTGCAACCGTGTGGGCGGAAGTGCGCGAGCTGTCCGGTCGGGAAATCTTCAATGCCAAGGCGGTCGGTAGTTCCGCCACCCGCATGATCACCTTGCGCCACCGAGCTGACGTGCATGCGGATCAGCGCGTGGTTTTTTCAGATGGGCGCATTGCGCGTATCGAATGGCTGCGCCGCACCGAGCGCCACGAATATCTCGAACTATATTGCCTCGACCTCGATGACTGA
- a CDS encoding HK97-gp10 family putative phage morphogenesis protein, protein MTDFKINGLAELQKLLDELPARIEANVVRGGVRAGARVIADEAKRLCPIGGVENSTRAGEQPGALRDSIRVSAKSQRGRVTATIKAGGKNGVFYAGMVEYGTARHLIKPKNRKSLLLAGVARETVQHPGAKKKPFMRPALDGKAADAVETMADYARTRLPLEIEKMK, encoded by the coding sequence ATGACTGATTTCAAGATTAACGGACTCGCCGAACTGCAGAAGCTGCTCGACGAACTGCCTGCGCGTATCGAAGCAAATGTCGTGCGCGGTGGTGTACGTGCCGGAGCACGGGTGATAGCCGATGAGGCCAAACGTCTCTGCCCCATCGGCGGTGTAGAAAACAGTACCCGCGCAGGCGAGCAACCCGGCGCATTGCGTGATTCGATCCGGGTATCGGCCAAGTCACAGCGAGGCCGTGTCACCGCCACCATCAAGGCCGGTGGCAAAAACGGTGTGTTTTATGCAGGCATGGTCGAGTACGGCACAGCCCGTCACCTGATCAAGCCGAAGAATCGCAAAAGCCTGCTCCTTGCCGGTGTCGCGCGCGAAACGGTCCAGCATCCCGGTGCCAAAAAGAAACCCTTCATGCGTCCGGCACTGGATGGCAAGGCTGCCGATGCGGTGGAAACCATGGCCGATTACGCGCGTACTCGCCTGCCGCTCGAAATCGAGAAGATGAAATGA
- the gp17 gene encoding tail completion protein gp17, with protein MKSETVIKSLLDVSVDLTALVGTRIYLDTRPEADLLPAVVFELISDRPDTPAFPGTNSEMCTARMQVNCLARTAESAVALREAVKAACHLHYGVINGIAVTACLQDQCGADSYDALVDIYTKPVDFILRYLR; from the coding sequence ATGAAATCCGAAACCGTCATCAAGTCATTGCTGGATGTATCAGTTGATCTCACTGCACTGGTTGGCACGCGCATCTATCTGGATACCCGGCCCGAGGCGGACTTACTGCCTGCCGTGGTGTTCGAACTGATCAGTGATCGACCGGACACGCCCGCCTTTCCCGGCACGAATAGCGAGATGTGCACGGCGCGCATGCAGGTGAACTGTCTGGCACGAACGGCAGAATCGGCTGTTGCCCTACGCGAGGCTGTCAAAGCTGCCTGCCATCTGCATTACGGCGTGATCAATGGCATCGCGGTCACCGCCTGTTTGCAGGACCAGTGCGGTGCCGACAGTTACGACGCACTGGTGGACATCTACACCAAGCCGGTCGATTTCATTTTGCGCTACCTGCGCTAA
- a CDS encoding type II toxin-antitoxin system RelE/ParE family toxin produces MSYTVEQTRRFARQYKKLHDNVAADVDNAVELVAEKPSIGERKKGDLAELLVYKFRSQGQLYLLGYTLDEGVQLVYLEAIGSHENFYRDLKR; encoded by the coding sequence ATGAGTTACACCGTTGAACAGACGCGGCGCTTTGCCCGTCAGTACAAGAAACTGCACGATAACGTCGCGGCAGATGTCGATAATGCAGTCGAACTAGTTGCTGAGAAACCTTCCATCGGCGAGCGTAAAAAAGGTGATCTCGCTGAGTTGTTAGTCTACAAATTTCGTAGTCAAGGACAGCTCTATCTGCTGGGCTACACACTCGACGAAGGTGTCCAGTTGGTTTATCTGGAAGCCATAGGTTCTCACGAGAATTTTTACCGCGATCTCAAGCGCTAA
- a CDS encoding ParD-like family protein, with protein MGMPVRIDDTLYEQARTEAQVEHRTIAGQIEYWAMVGRASLDNPDLPVSFVAEALASMREPRDQATPFVPRSRRA; from the coding sequence ATGGGTATGCCAGTTAGAATCGACGACACGCTGTACGAGCAGGCGCGCACCGAAGCGCAGGTTGAGCACCGTACAATCGCAGGACAGATTGAGTATTGGGCCATGGTTGGTCGTGCATCACTCGACAATCCGGATTTGCCAGTTAGTTTTGTGGCGGAAGCTTTGGCCTCAATGCGTGAGCCACGCGATCAGGCAACACCGTTCGTGCCACGCAGTCGCCGTGCATGA